Proteins found in one Osmerus mordax isolate fOsmMor3 chromosome 20, fOsmMor3.pri, whole genome shotgun sequence genomic segment:
- the LOC136964516 gene encoding uncharacterized protein: protein MLKEQVESLDATKDELGVDDSTMQSWVWDVQQWAEETHQSDGSLGALQAQIEELAVIIKVRSQNRYRQTDSNKRRHKIRKVILDEKKRLSTAIDDYNKLAEPPLQIVSLDAILQTDTWPWQNIRLAADLQTKRKVFEKVMAVTRLKEEEMLLSSFADMSEDAQKGLRLVLKKQTELKAQMLKVKDYYSRILSLDIDSEEEEMPEENDAAYSDFSTSDED, encoded by the exons ATGCTTAAGGAACAAGTGGAGAGCCTGGATGCTACCAAAGATGAGCTGGGCGTAGATGACAGCACAATGCAGTCATGGGTGTGGGATGTGCAGCAATGGGCTGAAG AAACTCATCAGAGTGATGGCAGCCTTGGGGCATTACAGGCACAAATAGAGGAGCTTGCTGTGATCATCAAAGTGCGAAGCCAAAATCGCTACAGACAAACTG ATAGCAACAAGAGACGCCACAAAATTCGAAAAGTCATTTTGGATGAGAAGAAACGCTTGTCAACTGCCATTGATGACTACAACAAGCTGGCTGAACCACCTTTACAGATTGTGTCACTTGATGCCATCCTCCAGACTGACACGTGGCCTTGGCAGAACATAAGAC TTGCTGCAGACCTTCAGACCAAAAGGAAGGTGTTTGAGAAGGTGATGGCTGTGACGCgcctgaaggaggaggaaatgcTCCTTT CTTCTTTTGCTGACATGTCTGAGGATGCACAGAAGGGACTACGTCTGGTGCTTAAAAAGCAAACAGAGCTGAAAGCACAAATGCTGAAAGTGAAGGACTACTACAGCAGAATCCTCAGCCTGGACATAgactcggaggaggaggagatgccaGAAGAAAATGATGCAGCTTACAGTGATTTCAGCACTTCTGACGAGGACTAA